Proteins from a genomic interval of Candidatus Kuenenbacteria bacterium HGW-Kuenenbacteria-1:
- a CDS encoding endolytic transglycosylase MltG has translation MQFVKVLIILIIVILLIIGIGLGNYYYQISTSVAIKALPKEFVIKKGEGVNEISQNLKDQKLIRSMWDFEVYIWQKKLGKKFQAGNYLLSSQMNIKKIVQILISGQIIPNQTTIKIIEGWNYKEIAKYLKNIFSTDKNTDSLIWEEFFFTEIYDSSWLKKYSFLADNPFLNENNRNFSKLIELRTLKNYPFAVIPLEGYLFPDTYQIYKDASEYDIIKKMLDNFDKKLSSQMREDIKKQNKTIFEIITLASIIEKEVPNNNDRKIVAGIFYKRLKEGMRLESCATINYILGNDKKQLSFEDTRVESPYNTYLNKGLPSGPISNPGLSAINAAIYPQETDYLFFLSKPTGETVFSKTLKEHNQNKRKWLKKL, from the coding sequence ATGCAATTTGTAAAAGTTTTAATAATTTTAATTATTGTTATTTTATTGATAATAGGCATTGGATTAGGAAATTATTATTATCAAATTTCCACATCAGTAGCTATAAAAGCGCTTCCAAAAGAATTTGTTATTAAAAAAGGAGAAGGAGTCAATGAAATTAGCCAAAATTTAAAAGATCAAAAATTAATTAGAAGTATGTGGGATTTTGAGGTTTATATTTGGCAAAAAAAATTAGGAAAAAAATTTCAAGCTGGAAATTATCTTTTGTCTTCTCAGATGAACATAAAAAAAATTGTTCAAATTTTAATTTCTGGACAAATTATTCCTAATCAAACAACAATCAAAATTATCGAGGGCTGGAATTATAAAGAAATTGCAAAATATTTAAAAAATATTTTTTCTACAGATAAAAATACAGATTCATTAATTTGGGAAGAATTTTTTTTTACAGAAATATATGATTCTTCATGGCTAAAAAAATATTCGTTTTTAGCTGATAATCCTTTTTTAAATGAAAATAATAGAAATTTTTCTAAATTAATCGAATTAAGAACGCTTAAAAATTATCCTTTTGCGGTTATTCCATTAGAAGGTTATCTTTTTCCTGACACGTATCAAATTTATAAAGACGCTTCTGAATATGATATTATAAAAAAAATGTTGGATAATTTTGATAAAAAATTATCTAGTCAAATGAGAGAAGATATTAAAAAACAAAATAAAACAATTTTTGAAATTATTACATTAGCCAGTATTATTGAGAAAGAAGTGCCCAATAACAATGACAGAAAAATTGTCGCAGGAATTTTTTATAAAAGACTAAAAGAAGGAATGCGTTTAGAATCTTGCGCCACAATAAATTATATTTTGGGCAATGATAAAAAACAATTGAGTTTTGAGGATACACGCGTGGAATCTCCATACAATACTTATCTTAATAAAGGTTTACCTTCAGGACCTATTAGCAATCCGGGACTATCAGCGATTAATGCGGCAATATATCCGCAA
- a CDS encoding 16S rRNA (cytosine(1402)-N(4))-methyltransferase, with product MHIPVLLNEVIENLNIQPNQNFIDCTFGDGGHTMAILKKNKPNGIVVGIDLNIKKFEAKERLILINDNFANLGKIIDQLRSDAKFQSAFWQIKFHGILLDLGFSSRQLEEDERGFSFQKDEFLDMRFNKLDTDLTAEKIINTYPEKELANIFWKYGEEKYSRYIAKIIIQERKKQKIYTTKQLADLIYKISKLKTKNSKFNAKHYIHPATKVFQALRIIVNNELENLKQVLPQAIKILEPKGKICVISFHSLEDRIVKQFFKQESKNCICPSEFPQCICNHKTTLKIITKKIIVPTFEEIKKNPRSRSAKMRVAEKLAF from the coding sequence ATGCATATTCCTGTTCTTTTAAATGAAGTTATAGAAAATCTAAATATTCAACCCAATCAAAATTTTATTGATTGCACTTTTGGTGATGGCGGACACACAATGGCAATATTGAAAAAAAATAAACCAAATGGAATAGTTGTCGGAATTGATTTAAATATAAAAAAATTCGAAGCCAAGGAAAGATTAATTTTAATCAATGATAATTTTGCTAATTTGGGAAAAATTATTGATCAATTACGTTCTGATGCTAAATTTCAATCCGCCTTCTGGCAAATAAAATTTCATGGAATTCTTTTAGATCTTGGATTTTCAAGTCGTCAACTCGAAGAAGATGAACGTGGATTTAGTTTTCAAAAAGATGAATTTCTTGATATGCGATTTAATAAATTAGATACAGATTTAACAGCAGAAAAAATTATTAATACTTATCCAGAAAAAGAATTGGCAAATATTTTTTGGAAATATGGGGAAGAAAAATATTCTCGTTACATTGCTAAAATAATAATACAAGAAAGAAAAAAACAAAAAATCTACACAACAAAACAATTAGCAGATTTAATTTATAAAATTTCAAAACTAAAAACTAAAAATTCAAAATTTAACGCTAAACATTATATTCATCCAGCAACAAAAGTTTTTCAAGCATTAAGAATTATCGTTAATAATGAACTAGAAAATTTAAAACAAGTTTTACCGCAAGCAATAAAAATTTTAGAACCAAAAGGAAAAATTTGCGTAATTTCATTTCATTCTTTAGAAGACAGAATTGTTAAACAATTCTTTAAACAAGAATCAAAAAATTGTATTTGTCCTTCTGAATTTCCTCAATGTATTTGTAATCACAAAACAACTTTAAAAATTATCACTAAGAAAATAATTGTCCCAACTTTTGAAGAAATAAAAAAAAATCCGCGTAGCCGTAGCGCAAAAATGAGAGTAGCAGAAAAATTAGCTTTTTAA
- a CDS encoding diacylglycerol kinase encodes MVFYFKKFLKSFEHSFRGLKNALIWEQNLKIQLCVSFIVIFLMFYFPTRNLEKVALILVIAAVLILELINTIFERLSDILKPRIHDYIKDIKDIMAATVLIASICAIIIGLLILGPYFMKL; translated from the coding sequence ATGGTTTTTTATTTTAAAAAATTTTTAAAAAGTTTTGAACATTCTTTTAGAGGATTAAAAAATGCATTGATTTGGGAACAAAATCTTAAAATTCAATTATGTGTTTCTTTTATTGTTATTTTTTTAATGTTTTATTTCCCAACTAGAAATTTAGAAAAAGTCGCTTTAATTTTAGTTATAGCCGCTGTTTTAATTTTAGAATTAATTAATACTATTTTTGAAAGACTTTCTGATATTTTAAAACCGCGTATTCATGATTATATAAAAGACATCAAAGATATTATGGCTGCAACAGTTTTAATTGCTTCCATCTGTGCCATAATTATTGGATTACTTATTTTAGGACCATACTTTATGAAATTATAA
- the ybeY gene encoding rRNA maturation RNase YbeY has translation MIEIYNQTKQKINKKAIEKIVQKIVQKIKFKEKIEVSIIFVGEKKIKQLNKQYRKINKATDVLSFGFWKLEKTQTNFGEIFIYYQKIKKQAKIFKHSISQELKIILIHSILHLLGYDHETEKDWGKMRKMEKKILIVTSNP, from the coding sequence ATGATAGAAATTTATAATCAAACCAAACAAAAAATAAATAAAAAAGCGATTGAAAAAATTGTTCAAAAAATTGTTCAAAAAATAAAGTTTAAAGAAAAAATAGAAGTCTCTATTATTTTTGTTGGAGAAAAAAAAATTAAACAATTAAATAAACAATATCGAAAAATAAATAAAGCAACAGATGTTTTAAGTTTTGGATTTTGGAAATTAGAAAAAACACAAACTAATTTTGGAGAAATTTTTATTTATTATCAAAAAATAAAAAAACAAGCAAAAATATTTAAACATAGCATTTCTCAAGAATTGAAAATAATTTTAATTCATAGTATATTACATCTATTAGGATATGATCATGAAACAGAAAAAGACTGGGGAAAAATGAGAAAAATGGAAAAGAAAATTTTAATAGTAACAAGTAATCCGTAA
- a CDS encoding DNA-binding protein, with protein MNNKNLIKAKEWFKIADNDFGFAKSSFEDKDEYYAQICFLFHQAIEKYLKGYLIAKGKIPQKTHDLAFLIEECKKINLKFKEFELECKEINKYYIPSRYPVHWIEVKKENTKKAFEAAENITKFIKENILY; from the coding sequence ATGAATAATAAAAATTTAATTAAGGCAAAAGAATGGTTTAAAATTGCTGATAATGATTTTGGGTTTGCTAAATCCAGCTTTGAAGATAAGGATGAATATTATGCTCAAATATGTTTTTTGTTTCATCAAGCTATTGAGAAATATTTAAAAGGCTACTTAATTGCTAAAGGAAAAATTCCTCAAAAAACTCATGATTTAGCTTTTTTAATAGAAGAATGTAAAAAAATTAATTTAAAATTTAAAGAATTTGAATTAGAATGTAAAGAAATAAATAAATATTATATACCAAGTCGTTACCCAGTTCATTGGATAGAAGTAAAAAAAGAAAACACCAAAAAAGCTTTTGAAGCAGCAGAAAATATTACAAAATTCATCAAAGAAAACATTTTATATTAA
- a CDS encoding cell division/cell wall cluster transcriptional repressor MraZ has translation MFIGEYFHTIDEKGRMAIPTKFRSELTEGIVITRGLDDCLFLYTLEEWKSLAHKLSKLSISKANTRAFSRLMLAGAMDVQLDKQGRIILPDYLRKYAGIKKKAVIAGLFNRLEIWDEEKWEKYKTNTEKTSESIAEAMEEL, from the coding sequence ATGTTCATTGGAGAATATTTTCATACAATTGATGAAAAAGGACGAATGGCTATTCCAACTAAATTTCGTTCTGAACTAACTGAAGGTATTGTAATTACTCGAGGGTTAGATGATTGTTTATTTTTATATACATTAGAAGAATGGAAAAGCTTGGCTCATAAACTTTCTAAACTTTCTATTTCTAAAGCAAACACTAGAGCTTTTTCAAGATTAATGTTAGCTGGAGCAATGGATGTTCAACTAGATAAACAAGGAAGAATAATCCTTCCTGATTATTTAAGAAAATATGCGGGAATTAAAAAGAAAGCGGTTATAGCTGGATTATTCAATCGTTTAGAAATTTGGGATGAAGAAAAATGGGAAAAATATAAAACCAATACAGAAAAAACTAGCGAAAGCATTGCCGAAGCTATGGAAGAACTTTAA
- the ftsA gene encoding cell division protein FtsA translates to MQQKIITGIDIGSSSIRIVIGQFDINEQIQIICAIEGPNNGMNRGVITNIEDAVSSISSVLEKTERITGTPIEHAFVGISGSHIISQPSHGVVAIAKANGEVEENDIERVINAAQTVITPPNYEILHIIPQTFTIDRQTGIKDPIGMSGIRLEVDAQIIEGLSSPIKNLTKCINRTGINVNDLVFSILATSEAVLNKRQKELGVAVINLGGATTSFIIFEEGDLITCGVLPIGSDHITSDIAIGLRISIDLAEKIKLTYGTALPDQFKKEEKINLNEFDDNEKEAVSKKYIANIIEARVEEIFRMINAEFKKINRDGKLPAGVILTGGGAKLPGIVELAKKEFRLPASIDTSQENIFTSVDKINDPEFSTALGLVLWGSQAQQKHNKFSFSNLLNIKQMVSSIKKWIKSFGN, encoded by the coding sequence ATGCAACAAAAAATTATTACAGGAATTGATATTGGCTCATCTAGTATCCGCATAGTTATTGGACAATTTGATATTAATGAACAAATTCAAATTATCTGCGCTATTGAAGGCCCAAATAATGGAATGAACCGAGGGGTAATCACTAACATTGAGGATGCTGTTTCTAGTATTTCTTCTGTTTTAGAAAAAACAGAAAGAATAACAGGAACGCCTATTGAACATGCTTTTGTAGGAATTTCTGGCAGTCATATAATCTCTCAGCCTAGTCATGGAGTCGTGGCAATTGCTAAAGCCAATGGAGAAGTTGAGGAAAATGATATAGAAAGAGTAATTAATGCTGCTCAAACAGTAATTACTCCACCGAATTATGAAATTTTACATATTATCCCTCAAACTTTTACCATTGATCGCCAAACTGGAATTAAAGATCCTATTGGAATGAGTGGTATAAGATTAGAAGTTGACGCGCAAATTATTGAAGGACTTAGTTCACCAATTAAAAATTTAACCAAATGCATAAATAGAACTGGCATTAATGTTAATGATTTGGTTTTTTCTATTTTAGCTACCAGCGAAGCCGTATTAAATAAAAGACAAAAAGAATTGGGTGTGGCTGTAATAAATTTAGGCGGAGCAACCACTAGTTTTATTATTTTTGAAGAAGGAGATTTAATTACTTGTGGAGTTTTACCAATAGGTAGCGATCATATTACCTCTGATATTGCTATTGGATTAAGAATATCAATTGATCTTGCGGAAAAAATTAAATTAACTTATGGCACTGCCTTGCCAGATCAATTTAAAAAAGAAGAAAAAATTAATTTAAACGAATTTGATGATAATGAAAAAGAAGCAGTTTCAAAAAAATATATTGCCAATATTATTGAAGCAAGAGTAGAAGAAATTTTTAGAATGATTAATGCAGAATTTAAAAAAATTAATAGAGATGGAAAATTACCAGCAGGAGTTATTTTAACTGGAGGTGGAGCAAAATTACCAGGAATAGTTGAATTAGCAAAAAAAGAATTTCGTTTACCAGCATCTATAGATACTTCACAAGAAAATATTTTTACTTCTGTAGATAAAATTAATGATCCAGAATTTTCTACTGCCTTGGGTTTGGTTTTATGGGGAAGCCAAGCCCAACAAAAACATAATAAATTTTCTTTTTCAAATCTTTTAAATATTAAACAAATGGTTTCTAGCATTAAAAAATGGATTAAATCTTTTGGAAATTAA
- a CDS encoding ribonucleoside triphosphate reductase — translation MKQIKKFKIQKIRKRNGRMVEFDQEKITQAIYKAIVAIEGKDGKKSKKLSDKVLTILEYQFDSKNIPTVEEIQDIVEKVLIKAGLVEVAKAYILYRKQQEKVREMGGVMMDIEKIMDGYLKQEDWRVKENANIGYSFGGLMLHISGSVIANYLLENVYPAKIAQAHKEGDIHLHDLSMGLNAYCAGWSLRQLLLQGLGGVENRIECAPPKHLETVLGQMVNFWGILQNEWAGAQAFSSFDTYLAPFVRADHLTYKEVKQNIQKFMFNIAAPSRWGTQCVSEDTEALTDNGWKKYLEIKKEDKIATFNLEKKIIEYLKPERVCSYDYNGYLFNLKNRTQDQLITPGHKIVRKIFNNGEFELLEIEKALKFKTPILIPNSSITVSKKEIDENLLKIIAWFVSEGSFSDGDRDRVYIFQSEKNIANCNEIRTCLKKLNFKWDEMKKNGGFLNSGIILRFRLNQESSKKIRKIINKKEIPSLIKTLSADQIQLFIHTYIKGDGHREFKGRIRIFTKDEKNKNDLQELCVLSNYGTTIKQRENGVYVINIIRNNITSITQISKKKYKGKVWCPTTLNGTFIARRNGKTFITGNTPFTNLTFDWTVPEDLKNDPVIIGGKLQETTYEDYQKEMDMINRAFIEVATEGDNKGRVFTFPIPTYNITKDFNWDTSNTNLLFEMTAKYGIPYFQNFINSELKPTDVRSMCCRLQMNLNQLRAKTGGLFGSGESTGSVGVVTINMPRIGYLAKDKKDFFDRLAKQMDLAKESLEIKRKVVTHNLNNGLFPYTKRYLGNLDHHFSTIGPLGINEACLNFLGKNKDIASKEGREFALEILDFMREKLKEIQNETGNIYNLEAVPAEGTSYRLAKIDKKKYPKIITAGEKAFYYTNSSHLPVNYTDDIFEALDFQDELQCKYSGGTVFHGFIGEKMPSVEATKQLVKRIAENYHLPYFTITPTFSVCPDHGYIAGEHFKCPQCNKNCEVYSRVTGYIRPIQQWHEGKQEEFYDRKEYKIK, via the coding sequence ATGAAACAAATAAAAAAATTTAAAATACAAAAAATTCGGAAGCGGAATGGAAGAATGGTTGAATTTGATCAAGAAAAAATTACTCAAGCCATTTATAAGGCCATTGTTGCTATTGAAGGAAAAGATGGAAAAAAGTCAAAAAAATTATCTGATAAGGTATTAACCATTCTTGAATATCAATTTGATTCAAAAAATATTCCCACTGTTGAAGAAATCCAAGACATTGTTGAAAAGGTTTTAATTAAAGCTGGTTTGGTTGAAGTGGCAAAGGCTTATATTTTATATAGAAAACAGCAAGAAAAAGTGCGTGAAATGGGCGGAGTAATGATGGATATTGAAAAAATTATGGATGGTTATTTAAAACAAGAAGATTGGAGAGTAAAAGAAAATGCCAATATTGGTTATTCGTTTGGAGGATTGATGCTTCATATTTCTGGGTCCGTTATTGCTAATTATCTTTTAGAAAATGTTTATCCAGCAAAAATTGCTCAAGCTCATAAAGAGGGAGATATACATCTTCATGATTTATCAATGGGTTTAAATGCTTATTGTGCTGGTTGGAGTTTACGACAATTACTTTTGCAAGGATTGGGAGGTGTTGAAAATCGAATTGAATGCGCGCCACCCAAACATTTAGAAACAGTTTTGGGACAAATGGTAAATTTTTGGGGAATTTTACAAAATGAATGGGCTGGGGCTCAAGCCTTTAGTTCTTTTGATACTTATTTAGCTCCATTTGTGCGAGCGGATCATTTAACTTATAAAGAAGTAAAACAAAATATTCAAAAATTTATGTTTAATATTGCCGCACCTTCTAGATGGGGGACTCAATGTGTTAGTGAAGACACAGAAGCATTAACAGATAATGGATGGAAAAAATATTTAGAGATTAAAAAAGAAGATAAGATAGCAACTTTTAATTTAGAAAAAAAAATAATTGAATATTTAAAACCAGAAAGAGTTTGTTCTTATGATTATAATGGTTATTTATTTAATTTAAAAAATAGAACACAAGATCAATTAATAACACCTGGTCACAAAATTGTCAGAAAAATATTTAATAATGGCGAGTTTGAATTATTAGAAATTGAAAAAGCTTTAAAATTTAAAACGCCAATTTTAATACCCAATTCATCTATAACTGTTTCAAAAAAAGAAATAGACGAAAATTTATTAAAAATAATTGCTTGGTTTGTTTCTGAAGGAAGTTTTTCAGATGGTGATAGAGATCGAGTTTATATATTTCAATCAGAAAAAAATATAGCTAATTGTAATGAAATAAGAACCTGTTTAAAAAAATTGAATTTTAAATGGGATGAAATGAAAAAAAATGGTGGATTTTTAAATAGTGGAATAATTTTAAGATTTAGATTAAATCAAGAATCTTCAAAAAAAATTCGAAAAATAATAAATAAAAAAGAAATACCTTCTTTAATTAAAACACTTTCCGCTGATCAAATCCAACTTTTTATTCATACTTATATTAAAGGTGATGGTCATCGAGAGTTTAAAGGTAGGATAAGAATATTTACAAAAGATGAAAAAAATAAAAATGATTTACAAGAATTATGCGTTTTGTCTAATTATGGAACAACCATTAAACAAAGAGAAAATGGCGTTTACGTTATAAATATTATTAGAAATAATATAACTTCAATAACTCAAATTTCAAAGAAAAAATACAAAGGAAAAGTTTGGTGTCCAACTACTTTAAATGGCACTTTTATTGCAAGAAGAAATGGAAAAACTTTTATAACAGGGAATACGCCATTTACTAATTTAACCTTTGATTGGACTGTGCCGGAAGATTTAAAAAACGATCCAGTAATTATTGGTGGCAAATTACAAGAAACTACTTATGAGGATTATCAAAAAGAAATGGATATGATAAATAGGGCTTTTATAGAAGTAGCCACAGAAGGGGATAATAAAGGGAGGGTTTTTACATTTCCAATTCCTACATATAATATTACTAAAGATTTTAATTGGGATACTTCAAATACAAATTTACTTTTTGAAATGACAGCCAAATATGGAATACCATATTTCCAAAATTTTATAAATAGTGAATTAAAACCAACCGATGTTCGATCAATGTGTTGTAGATTACAAATGAATCTTAATCAATTAAGAGCAAAGACAGGTGGACTTTTTGGTTCTGGCGAATCAACTGGTTCGGTGGGAGTTGTGACTATTAATATGCCTCGCATTGGTTATTTAGCAAAAGATAAAAAAGATTTTTTTGATCGATTAGCCAAACAAATGGATTTAGCAAAAGAATCTTTAGAAATTAAAAGAAAAGTAGTTACTCATAATTTAAATAATGGATTATTTCCTTATACTAAAAGATATTTAGGAAATTTAGATCATCATTTTTCTACCATTGGACCTTTGGGAATTAATGAGGCTTGTTTAAATTTTTTAGGCAAAAATAAAGACATAGCCAGTAAAGAGGGGAGAGAATTTGCTTTAGAAATTTTAGATTTTATGCGAGAAAAATTGAAAGAAATTCAAAATGAAACAGGAAATATTTACAATTTAGAAGCAGTCCCTGCTGAAGGAACTTCTTATCGTTTGGCTAAAATTGACAAAAAAAAATATCCAAAAATAATTACTGCAGGAGAAAAAGCTTTTTATTATACCAATTCTAGCCATTTGCCAGTAAATTATACAGATGATATTTTTGAAGCTTTAGATTTTCAAGATGAATTACAATGTAAATATTCAGGAGGAACGGTTTTTCATGGATTTATTGGAGAAAAAATGCCATCAGTTGAAGCAACTAAGCAATTAGTTAAACGAATTGCTGAAAATTATCATTTGCCATATTTTACCATTACTCCAACTTTCAGTGTTTGTCCTGACCATGGTTATATTGCAGGAGAACATTTTAAGTGTCCGCAATGTAATAAAAATTGTGAAGTATATTCCCGAGTTACTGGTTATATTAGACCAATACAACAATGGCATGAAGGTAAACAAGAAGAATTTTATGATAGAAAAGAATATAAAATAAAATAA
- a CDS encoding methyltransferase gives MKNERDTENIVRDHFKKYSDDIILEEQSSKNLKIQKLLNTASKSGNGKGFPEFIIQYKNNSDLLIVVECKFDILKHQSETKKEAKDYAVDGVLLYSSYLAKDYDVISIAVSGADIKELKVSHFLQMKGEKNSVEIFSNKLLLAKDYLEGYIKSPEKFRQDFNNLLDFSKKLNDNLHLHKVKESDRALLLSCVLIALENKSFEDGYKTYTNPKQLSEFLLTTVRNEFENGKIGEKKLAILDQKFSFIKTDTSLSNKHNVLLEIITDINENIKDFIKNHKYLDVLGQLYVEFLRYANSDKGLGIVLTPPHITEFMTEIVEVNKDSIVYDNCTGTGGFLVSSMNLMIKDAKGDKEKEKEIKTKQLIGVEYQADIFALACSNMFIHQDGKTNIFHGSCFDEKIIKQVKNSKPTVGLLNPPYKSDKKNDIDEFEFILNNLDCLEQGGKCVAIVPMQSALAQTGKVYEWKEKVLEKHTLEAVFSMPDELFFNSKVNVVSCIMVFTAKRPHPAEKKTYFGYYKNDGFVKRKNKGRIDLFENFKNKIKKEWIVNFQNHENIAGLSVNKVVKANDEWCAEAYMETDYSNISKEDFEKDVRNYLAFEIANNIFINKNILKSSISKNENIKLNIKNWKNFNLIDLFEITGSKTTSILDLEEYGKGEYPFITTQATNNGVRGFYDFFTEEGNILTIDSAVIGYCSFQEKRFSASDHVEKLIPKFELNKYIGLFLTTILNMEQYRYNYGIKASQTRLKERIIKLPSKNEKPDWEFMENYIKSLSYSSNL, from the coding sequence ATGAAAAACGAAAGAGATACAGAAAATATTGTTAGAGACCATTTTAAAAAATATTCGGATGATATTATTTTGGAAGAACAATCTTCTAAAAATTTGAAAATTCAAAAATTATTAAATACTGCCTCTAAAAGTGGAAACGGAAAAGGTTTTCCGGAATTTATTATTCAGTACAAAAATAATTCAGATCTTTTAATTGTTGTTGAATGTAAATTTGATATTTTAAAACATCAAAGTGAAACAAAAAAAGAAGCAAAAGATTATGCTGTTGATGGAGTTTTGTTATATTCATCTTATTTAGCAAAAGATTATGATGTGATTTCAATTGCGGTTAGTGGTGCTGATATTAAAGAATTAAAAGTCTCACATTTTTTACAAATGAAAGGAGAAAAAAATTCTGTTGAAATTTTTTCAAATAAATTATTATTAGCGAAAGATTATTTAGAAGGTTATATAAAAAGTCCTGAAAAGTTTCGGCAAGATTTTAATAATCTTTTAGATTTTTCAAAAAAACTTAATGATAATTTACATTTGCATAAAGTTAAAGAAAGCGATCGAGCATTATTACTTTCTTGTGTTTTAATTGCTCTGGAAAATAAATCTTTTGAAGATGGATATAAAACTTATACTAACCCAAAACAATTATCAGAATTTTTATTAACCACTGTTAGAAATGAATTTGAAAACGGAAAAATTGGAGAAAAAAAACTTGCTATTTTAGATCAAAAATTTTCTTTTATAAAAACAGATACAAGTCTTTCAAATAAGCACAATGTTTTGCTTGAAATAATTACAGACATAAATGAAAATATAAAAGATTTTATAAAAAATCATAAATATCTTGATGTGCTTGGGCAACTTTATGTAGAATTTTTACGATATGCAAATAGTGATAAAGGTTTAGGAATAGTTTTGACTCCACCGCATATCACAGAATTTATGACAGAAATTGTTGAAGTAAATAAAGATAGTATTGTTTATGATAATTGCACTGGAACTGGTGGTTTTCTTGTGTCATCTATGAATTTAATGATTAAAGATGCAAAAGGTGATAAAGAAAAAGAAAAAGAAATAAAAACAAAACAATTAATTGGTGTTGAATATCAAGCAGATATTTTTGCTCTTGCTTGTTCAAATATGTTTATACATCAAGATGGAAAAACAAATATTTTTCACGGAAGTTGTTTTGATGAAAAAATTATTAAACAAGTTAAAAATTCTAAACCAACAGTCGGCTTGCTCAATCCTCCTTATAAATCAGATAAAAAAAATGATATAGATGAATTTGAATTTATTTTAAATAATTTGGATTGTTTAGAACAAGGAGGAAAATGTGTTGCAATTGTTCCGATGCAAAGTGCATTAGCTCAAACAGGAAAAGTTTATGAATGGAAAGAAAAAGTTTTAGAGAAGCATACTCTGGAAGCAGTTTTTTCAATGCCAGATGAATTATTTTTTAATTCAAAAGTAAATGTTGTTTCTTGTATTATGGTTTTTACAGCAAAGAGACCTCATCCTGCAGAAAAGAAAACTTATTTTGGATATTATAAAAACGATGGTTTTGTAAAAAGAAAAAATAAAGGAAGAATTGATTTATTTGAAAATTTTAAAAATAAAATAAAAAAAGAATGGATAGTAAATTTTCAAAATCACGAAAATATTGCAGGGCTTAGTGTAAATAAAGTCGTAAAAGCAAACGACGAATGGTGTGCCGAAGCTTATATGGAGACGGATTATTCAAATATTTCAAAAGAGGATTTTGAGAAAGATGTTCGTAATTATTTAGCCTTTGAAATAGCAAATAATATTTTTATTAATAAAAATATTTTAAAATCTAGTATTTCAAAAAATGAAAATATTAAATTAAATATAAAAAATTGGAAAAATTTTAATTTAATAGATTTGTTTGAAATTACTGGAAGTAAAACAACTTCCATTTTAGATTTAGAAGAATATGGAAAAGGAGAATATCCTTTTATTACTACACAAGCAACTAATAATGGAGTGAGAGGTTTTTATGATTTTTTTACAGAAGAAGGGAACATTTTAACTATTGATAGTGCTGTTATAGGATATTGTTCATTTCAAGAAAAAAGATTTTCAGCAAGTGATCATGTAGAAAAATTAATACCAAAATTTGAGTTGAATAAATATATTGGTTTATTTTTAACAACAATTTTAAATATGGAACAATATCGATATAATTATGGAATAAAAGCTAGTCAAACAAGATTAAAAGAAAGGATTATAAAACTCCCATCAAAAAATGAAAAACCTGATTGGGAATTTATGGAAAATTATATAAAATCTTTATCTTATTCATCTAATTTATAA